From one Thamnophis elegans isolate rThaEle1 chromosome 9, rThaEle1.pri, whole genome shotgun sequence genomic stretch:
- the PRMT9 gene encoding LOW QUALITY PROTEIN: protein arginine N-methyltransferase 9 (The sequence of the model RefSeq protein was modified relative to this genomic sequence to represent the inferred CDS: inserted 11 bases in 9 codons; deleted 5 bases in 4 codons; substituted 1 base at 1 genomic stop codon), whose protein sequence is MPNTKIKSRHRHKVSQESGRRELVSRFLAKCSTLSGNQDFGTAYAHYLLVLNIAPEFKNDVKETFQXTLFKWAEELDSLARIQDLFDCYEHALELYPNDEVIYNSMGEHLFRLGFRDEAAAYFHKAVKLNPDFPDAKENFYRVANWVVERWHFIMLNDYSRNFLYQKAIQKAVHSGYRSVLDIGTGTGILSMLAKKSGASPIYACELSKTMYELACEVLAANNLXRRNQTLHMKSFDIEIPKHIPERVSLVITETVDSGLFGEGIVESLIHAWEHLLLPPDPRMVKIILKLWXVIPAGATMWGMAVECKEIRRHHRVEVKEIAGVCXARNTEFCSPTSAPLKSSETLEPYSTEKLSRIPGGYTALTDIFQVLTVNFNNLQELKNLSTRKPSKINIPIIKDGILDAVVVWFTLHLDDELTLSTSPMXDTCWEQAVYPVQGLLDHSVKSGDCVAMEICCXDCYLRIQRISIKTPGYEMDVERNLKEKNSEAELCSALASLQTASTLENXLPECMLESTEIALLNNMQYHECFKIAIGKVLSSFSHHEESHSMDGVGHHHEFGKNQSKNSVTVDPLYILDVSEGFSILPVIAGKFGAVKXYSSVEKDHHQVALSLISEANQFPRXTLEFWLRHLQDENKVLQRPKSTKLWNIIILDVIETSGLXQQDVMENAAISRCLLHSGGKIFPDHVKIYGMLVESNLLFLESAVQGTDPTLGFNIAPFINQFKVPIRIFLDLSTLPYVPLSNSVELLRVDLMNPLLQYSSTAVEVEIRKSGQVTGIPFWYHVYLDNDIVLDTSSKSSHWRQAAIVLDKPIQVQEGEKLISKYQYYKSNISVVVKQ, encoded by the exons ATGCCTAACACTAAAATCAAATCTCGGCATAGACACAAAGTTAGTCAAGAAAGTGGCCGGCGTGAATTAGTCTCCAGATTCCTTGCAAAGTGCTCAACATTGTCTGGGAATCAGGACTTTGGAACTGCATATGCTCACTATCTCTTGGTGTTAAACATAGCTCCTGAATTTAAAAATGATGTTAAG gaAACATTTC TTACCCTTTTTAAATGGGCAGAAGAACTGGATTCTCTTGCACGAATTCAAGATTTATTTGATTGCTATGAGCATGCCCTGGAATTATATCCTAATGATGAAGTCATATACAACAGTATGGGGGAACATCTTTTCAG gcTGGGCTTCAGAGATGAAGCAGCTGCATATTTTCATAAAGCTGTGAAGTTAAACCCTGACTTTCCTGATGCAAAGGAGAACTTTTATCGGGTTGCCAACTGGGTGGTAGAACGGTGGCATTTCATTATGCTTAATGATTACAGTAGAAACTTTCTGTATCAAAAAGCAATTCAGAAAGCAGTTCATTCAGGTTATAGAAGTGTGCTTGATattggaacaggaacaggaattcTCAG TATGCTAGCTAAAAAGTCTGGAGCATCTCCTATCTATGCTTGTGAATTGTCAAAGACCATGTATGAATTGGCTTGTGAAGTGCTAGCTGCAAACAATTT GAGGAGAAATCAAACTCTTCACATGAAATCCTTTGATATAGAAATTCCAAAGCACATACCTGAAAG AGTTTCCCTTGTTATCACCGAAACAGTAGATTCTGGATTATTTGGTGAGGGAATTGTAGAAAGTTTGATTCATGCTTGGGAACACTTACTTTTACCACCAGA CCCAAGAATGGTAAAGATAATTCTAAAACTATGGTAAGTTATTCCAGCAGGCGCTACTATGTGGGGCATGGCAGTGGAATGCAAAGAGATACGCAGACATCATag AGTGGAGGTAAAAGAAATTGCTGGTGTCTG TGCCAGAAACACTGAATTTTGCAGTCCAACTTCTGCTCCTCTAAAGTCCAGTGAAACCCTTGAACCTTACAGTACTGAAAAACTCAGCAGAATACCTGGTGGTTATACAGCTCTAACAGACATTTTTCAAGTTCTGACAGTCAATTTTAATAATTTGCAG GAGCTAAAAAATTTGTCCACCAGAAAACCATCTAAGATAAATATACCCATTATTAAAGATGGAATACTAGATGCTGTTGTAGTCTGGTTTACACTGCAC CTTGATGATGAACTTACTCTTTCTACAAGTCCAA TGGACACGTGTTGGGAGCAAGCAGTCTATCCTGTACAAGGTCTCCTTG ATCATTCTGTGAAATCTGGAGATTGTGTTGCAATGGAAATTTGCT ATGACTGCTATCTAAGGATTCAAAGAATTTCCATTAAGACTCCAGGATATGAAATGgatgttgaaagaaacttgaaGGAGAAGAATAGCGAAGCTGAACTCTGTAGTGCTCTAGCCAGTCTTCAGACAGCAAGCACACTGGAAA GTCTGCCAGAATGTATGCTAGAATCCACTGAAATTGCTTTATTAAATAATATGCAGTATCATGAATGCTTTAAAATCGCAATAGGAAAAGTGTTGTCATCATTCAGCCACCATGAAGAGTCACATTCAATGGATGGGGTTGGTCACCATCATGAGTTTGGAAAGAACCAGAGCAAAAATTCTGTAACTGTTGAT CCTCTGTATATATTGGATGTATCAGAAGGCTTTTCAATTTTGCCAGTAATTGCAGGTAAATTTGGGGCAGTAA CATACAGCTCGGTTGAAAAAGACCACCACCAAGTAGCTCTCAGTTTGATTTCAGAAGCCAACCAATTTCCCA GAACATTAGAGTTTTGGCTTAGACATCTACAAGATGAAAACAAGGTACTACAAAGACCTAAGTCC ACAAAATTATGGAATATTATAATACTGGATGTCATAGAAACCTCTGGTT ATCAGCAGGATGTGATGGAAAACGCTGCAATATCTAG GTGTCTGCTTCACTCTGGAGGAAAGATATTCCCAGACCATGTGAAAATATATGGAATGCTTGTAGAATCTAATTTATTATTTCTTGAATCTGCTGTTCAAGGGACAGATCccacacttggtttcaacatagcaCCTTTTATCAACCAGTTCAAG GTGCCTATCCGCATTTTTTTGGATCTCTCCACACTCCCATATGTACCTTTAAGCAACTCAGTAGAACTTCTGCGAGTGGATCTCATGAATCCCTTACTTCAATACAGCAGTACTGCAGTTGAG GTTGAGATTCGTAAATCGGGTCAAGTGACTGGTATTCCATTTTGGTATCATGTATATTTGGATAATGATATTGTTTTGGATACATCAAGCAAGTCATCTCACTGGAGA CAAGCTGCCATTGTGCTTGATAAACCCATTCAGGTTCAAGAAGGAGAAAAGCTTATTTCTAAGTATCAGTATTATAAAAGCAACATCAGTGTGGTAGTAAAACAGTAA
- the TMEM184C gene encoding LOW QUALITY PROTEIN: transmembrane protein 184C (The sequence of the model RefSeq protein was modified relative to this genomic sequence to represent the inferred CDS: inserted 3 bases in 3 codons; deleted 1 base in 1 codon): protein MPCTCGNWRRWIRPLVATVYLVGLLVAVPLCIWELQKLEVGVHTKAWFIAGIFXLMTIPISLWGILQHLVHYTQPELQKPIIRILWMVPIYSLDSWIALKYPNIAIYVDTCRECYEXYVIYNFMVFLSNYLINRYPNLVLIIEAKDQQRHLPPLCCCPPWAMGEVLLFRCKLGVLQYTVVRPFTTITALICELSGVYDEGNFSFKNAWTYLVFINNISQLFAMYCLVLFYKVLREELNPIRPVGKFLCVKMVVFVSFWQAALIAILVKVGVISEKHTWEWQSVEAVATGLQDFIICVEMFFAAIAHHYSFTYKPYVQEAEEGSCFDSFLAMWDVSDIRADVTEQVRNVGRTVFGQPRKMFFGEDQEQMSIQVCLSTSSPDPISAAASVPSSPVGHYQGFGHTLTPTTPXDPIAADLCNSVEENEDFLFNQIAYR, encoded by the exons gttggAGTTCACACTAAAGCATGGTTTATTGCTGGTATCT TATTGATGACAATACCAATATCTCTTTGGGGGATATTACAACATTTAGTTCATTATACTCAACCAGAATTACAGAAACCAATAATAAG AATTCTATGGATGGTGCCAATTTATAGTTTAGACAGT tgGATAGCGCTGAAATATCCCAACATTGCAATATATGTGGACACTTGTAGAGAATGCTATG CATATGTGATCTATAACTtcatggtatttctttcaaattaTCTTATCAACCGGTATCCAAATTTGGTGTTAATCATAGAAGCCAAAGATCAGCAGCGGCATCTGCCTCCACTGTGTTGCTGTCCACCATGGGCTATGGGAGA GGTGTTGTTGTTTAGGTGTAAGCTTGGTGTTTTACAATACACAGTTGTCAGACCATTCACTACTATTACTGCTTT AATTTGTGAATTGAGTGGTGTTTATGATGAAGGAAATTTTAGCTTCAAAAATGCCTGGACGTATCTGGTATTTATCAACAATATATCCCAGCTT TTTGCCATGTATTGCCTTGTGTTATTTTATAAAGTACTGCGGGAAGAACTGAACCCAATCAGACCTGTAGGAAAATTTCTCTGTGTGAAGATGGTGGTTTTTGTTTCCTTCTG gCAAGCTGCACTTATTGCAATATTGGTGAAAGTTGGTGTTATATCTGAAAAGCACACATGGGAATGGCAGAGTGTTGAAGCTGTAGCAACTGGTCTGCAG gATTTTATCATCTGTGTTGAAATGTTTTTTGCTGCAATTGCTCATCATTACAGTTTTACCTACAAGCCTTATgtgcaagaagctgaagaaggatCATGCTTTGATTCATTTCTTGCAATGTGGGAT GTTTCAGATATCAGAGCAGATGTAACAGAACAAGTTCGCAATgttg GAAGGACAGTATTTGGTCAGCCAAGGAAAATGTTTTTTGGTGAGGATCAGGAACAAATGAGCATACAAGTTTGTTTGTCAACATCCAGCCCAGACCCAATTTCTGCTGCTGCTTCGGTACCATCATCACCTGTAGGTCACTATCAAGGATTCGGACATACTCTGACTCCAACAACGC TCGACCCTATAGCTGCTGATTTGTGTAATTCTGTAGAAGAGAATGAGGATTTTCTGTTCAACCAAATAGCGTATAGATAA